From the genome of Numenius arquata chromosome 18, bNumArq3.hap1.1, whole genome shotgun sequence:
TAAACCCCCgcatccttattttattttttttcagaaagaggtTTGGGGAGAGGATTGATGGATTTGTTCTGAGATTTGCAGGTGCAGCTCCTGCATTTCCTTGGAGCTTGGGCTGAGCCCTGACACAGTGCACATCGCAGGGCTTCCCAGCTCCCAGTAAGGGGGGGAACAAGCCCTCAAGTGAAGGGGGCTCCCAGCATGTTTGGGCTTGCAATGGCACACGGTGGCATCTCAGCCGAGTGTCTGAGCCTGTAAAATGGGTGCAAAAAAGTGGCTCTCTCTGGGGCATCAATTCAGGGGTACCAGGCCCTGAACGTGCACCTTGTAGGGCCCCCAGGTGACCCCACCTGCGGTGGAGATGGGTGCAGGGATGGCAGAGAGGAGACAAATCCCCCCTCTTTTGGGGCTGTGAGTTACTTAGGATGCCAAAGAACTCCTTCCTAACCCCCTCCTGACCCAGAGCCAGGGATCTTGGGAGAGAAAATCCACCCCTAGGGAGTctggggaagaaggagcaggGCTGCGTGCAGAGGAGAAGGCGCTGAAGGGTTAATGGGGAGTGTTTGCAGCCGGTCCCTTGTCACCAAGGAGAAGGGAACAGCACTtgggaaggaaacaaaacacCCACTGCCCAGGAGGGTCATTTCCTTTCCCCAAGCTGCATTACAGCCCTTGGACCTCGAGAAGGGCTCCCAGGAGGACAGCGTCAGTGACAGAGAGCAAGTGGCACCGGGTGAGTGTGGCTGCTGGGGAGATCAGCTGGGGACATGGCCCAGGGcagctccccatgtccccatcacccttGTCCCCATCACTGCTTTCCCTTGGTCTCCCCCCTAGTCTTATGGCAAAATGTGGGGGACACCGGGCGCTGCGGTGCGGAGCATCCGTCCCTACCGGTCCAGCGAGCAGTACCTCTACGCCATGAAGGAGGACTTGgccgagtggttgaaggagctgtaCGACCTGGACATCGAGGTGGGCACCTTCTTGGAGGTGCTGGAGACGGGGGCCGTGCTCTGTTCCCACGCCAACAACGTCACCCATGTAGCCGGGGAGTTTGCCCGTGCCTGCCCCAGCGTGGCCCACCACCTCCACCTGCCCACCGCTGGCGTCACCTGCAACCCCACGGCACAGCCAGGCACCTTCCAGGCCAGGGACAATGTCTCCAACTTCATCCAGTGGTGCAGGAAGGAGATGGATATTAAAGGTAAGATGCCAGGCTCCAGctgtcccatgtccctgtgtgcaattcccctccagctgctcctggcaTCACCCCAGTGTTTTCCCATGTCCCCCAAAGCCAGTGCCACCCCGGCATCGGGCAGCACCATGCACATATGTccctgagctggcatttcttgtACAAGTTCCTCCGGGCTCGGCAGCAGCTTTGCAGGGTGCTGGCACCCTGCAGGCGTGTTTGCTTGGGTGCAAATATGCGCTGGGGGGGTGGAAATGGAAAGGGCATGTGCTGCAGCATGGCCCTGATCCCGGTACAGCATGATCCCGGCTGTAAGGACATCAGGAGCGGTCCTGGCTCTGAGAAAAGAGTCTGTCACCCTGACCCCCCACCACCAGAGGATGCCCAGGAAGGGCATGGGTATGGAGTGACACGTCCTCAGTGCACCCAACCGCTGGGGTTTGTGATTTGGGATGCCACGAAACAGCCTTTCCTTGTAGATGCCCAAGGGGAAGGCTCTTCCTCTGTGAATTTATCCCAACCTTTGTTGGAACCAGCCGTATTCCTAGTGGGATGGCTCCAGGGAATAACATCCCTTCCAGTGGGTTTTGATTCCCCCAGTGCCCCCTGGTCCcttttgtccctgtccccacataCCTGCCCTGTCTGAGTCCACCCTTGCCCTGCCCTAGATGTCCTGATGTTCGAGACAGAGGACCTGGTGCTGAGGAAGAACGAGAAGAACTTTGTGCTGTGCCTGCTGGAGCTGGCACGCCGCACCGCCCGCTTTGGCATGTGCGCCCCAACCCTCGTGCAGATGGAGGAGGAGATCGAGGAGGAGCTCCGCCAGGAGCTGGACCTGCCTCCCACAGACACTCCCCTGCCCCAGATCCCCAGGAAACCACGGGACCTCCACAACCTCGACCAGATGGTATGGATGGGCATGGAGCGGGATGGGGATGGGTATGAAGACGGGCATGGCCACCCCAGGACCTTTCCCAGGAGCTCTTGTGAGGACCCATTCCTGCTGCCCACAGGTCCAGCACCTGGTCAGCCGCTGTACCTGCCCCGTCCAGTTCCCAATGATCAAGATATCCGAAGGGAAATACCGTGTGGGTGACTCCGACACCCTCATCTTTGTCCGTGTGAGTCCGCTTCACCCTGTGCTTTTGGGGCACAGGCACCCTGCTTTGCTCCCACAAAGTCTTTTCCATAATCTGTCCCCAAAATGGGGCCAATGTGGGGTTTTTGACCTGCCCAAAGCAGGGAAGGTTGGCCCTGTGGTACAGGTTTGCATGGATGTAACCACCCAAGTGTACAGGACAAAACCTGCTGTCCCACACCAAGGGAGACAGGTGTCACCCAGCACTGGGATGCTCTCTCCCTGTCTGGGTCCCTCCCTAAGCCTGGCCTTCCCAAAGGGCTCAGCACATGATGGTGGAGAGGACTTTTCCCAAAAGGCTCCCCACCATCCTTGAGGTGATGAGACATGTTGGGATggaagcaggagctggggccCTCCCTGCCTTGGTGGGGCTGATCTGGAGATGAAGCTGTCCTGTGGGAGACCTGGTGGCACTTAGGGCAAGCCCATGGCTCTTGAGCACCAGAAGACAAAGCCTGGCTGAGCGTGCTACACCCCAGGCTGCCTAAAatggaagggggggagggggggaggggggggggtgtgtgtcccatGAATGTATTGCATGCATCTCTCTGGACCTCATGGCATGTGGCATCCCATGCAGATCCTGCGGGAGCACGTCATGGTGCGGGTCGGGGGCGGCTGGGACACGCTGGAGCACTACCTGGACAAGCATGACCCGTGTCGCTGCACCTCGCTCTGTGAGTCCCTGCGTCCCCAAACCctgtggctctgccccatagctggggggggggggtaggctGGGGGTTTGTCTGTCCTGGGTCTCGCTACTTCTGGGACCGTTTGCAGGAGAGGGAAGCCTCGTTACTGCGATGTCTCATTGCTTTGCTGGGGAATGTCTGGTTTTGGGGACTCTCGTTGGCTTTGGTGGCCACTAGAGGTCATGGCAGACTTTTGGATGGAGCTGGACCCCAAAGGCTTCTTTGCAGGGACTGCAGGTGTGCACCAGCATCCCTGGGGGTCTGGATGGTGAGCGATGGTTGGGTGGGCTGCACTGGGGGGGTGGGTGCAATGGATAGGGGTGCTgacccccacacacacttttccCCGCAGCTCACAAACAAGCCTTGAAAACCAGGAGCCCCCAGCAGCAAGTGCAGCACGAGGTCCAGCTCTGCCCAGCCTCAAAGGCAGCCACCCGTGGCCAGCCCCAGCCCGCGCTGCTGGTCAGCCGCTCACAGAGCCCCCTGCCCCCCGTCACCTGGGGGTCCCGTGTCCCCCGGTCCCCTGCCACCGTCTTGTCAGAGGGCTCGGGTCGCCCACCGGGTACCAGCCCTCACCAGGAGCCAGCACAGCCCCGGAGGGTCCCTTCGGGCAGGTAAGCGGGGCAGAGATGCTTTGTGCCCCAAACTGCCTGGTTTCAGAGCAGTTTTTCTCCCATTCCtggattttttccctcccttctggAGCTGCCCAGCTGCCCAGGCTGGATGGAAGGGGGGACACGGTGGGTCCCTGGcccctctctgctctctctccttGCAGGACACGGGAGCCACCAGCCACCCCTTCAGGGATGCAGCCACCACCATCCAGGTCACCTGCTCGACCCAGCTCCCCTGGCCACGCTTGTGGGGTGACACGCCGGGCACCCACCCCTTCCCGGCTGGCCCCCGGCACACGGGACAGCATGGGGGTCCCCAAGGCACTGCATGTGAACACCCCAGGGAAAACCCCCACGGCACCAGCACGGGGCAGGCCCacggcacccagcacccagcaGGCACCAGCACCTCCAAAAAACACCCGGCAAGGAAGCAAATTGTCCGTGGCAGCTGCCAGGGCGCAGGAAAGGGGGGTCCCCGCCGTGATGGCAtcccatgcccccagccccatcaaGGTCTGTGCCCCCTCCCTGCACCAGAATGCCCGGGGAGAGTCACAGAGCCGGAAAAGCTCAAGGGAAGGGAGCCAAGGAGCCCTTGGCCGGGGTCAACCTCTGTCACCCCAAAATTCCTCCAGCCAGACTCCAAAACAGGACAGCAGTGTTAAACCCCCCACCAAAGCCAGCCCGGCCGTCTGCCGGCCCCCCACCCCTTCAGCTCATTTTGCAAATGGGTgcaagggctgtgctgctgggaggggTCCCCAGGTGACCCAGCAGTGCCACCCAGCTACTAGCCCACAGTGTAGGGATGCTGAGGGGCCCAGCATGCCAGCAGACAAGCCAGAGGAAGCCTGTGACCCTGGCGGGGGCTGTGAGGGTCTCCAGGAGTGCTGGGACCACACACAGCCCCCCGGCTATGACAAGGTGGTGGAGGAGCTCTCCCGTGGGCGGCACCCCCTGcgccccgtggggctgggatgttgggtccccaaaacacccccacgAGACACTTCGCAGCCCACTGCCCTCCCAGCCAGGGGGCAGGCTGaggggctgggagtggggggCCAGACCCCTCAGGGACCCAGGGCCAGCAATGTCCCCAAGCCCCGGCGGTGCCTGAAGAAACCCGAACGCGTGCCTTCCATCTACAAGCTGAAGCTCCGGCCCAAGGTGCGTCCCCGGCGGGACCACTGGCCAGGCAAGCGCCCCTCACGTATCCCCACCCCGCTGGGGCACCGCCTGCTTGCCCCCCGGGGCCAGCATcactccccagcacccccccggcagccccagcctggtggcacGCACCCTGGGGCCAAGCCCTTGCCAGCCAACAGCAGCGCCTGGCTGACCGAGGATGACGAGGAGGCATGGgtctgaacccccccccccaggttttgTAGGAGACAGATCCCTCGTTCGTCCAAAGGTGGGAGCGATGCTGAAGCTGGAGCTTTGGTGCCCACGGGCAGCGTGCTGGATTTGCTCCCGAGTGATTCTGGGCGTCCCTCATTGCTCTTCagagctgcacacacacacatccccttcCTAGTGGGTTGGATTTTTTGGACTGATAATTCTTCtccaaaacaggtgcttttgtGCTGCTTTGGGTGGAAAAATCCAGCCCCAAATCGAGAGAATGGGGCACCTTCTGCAGGGAAGAGGGGTGTAACCAGCCCCTACAGTGTCCCCCTAAAGCGGGGACACCCCACACCTGGCATCCAAGCGTGCAAACCACCTGGTACCTCAGTCTTCCCCATCTGTACAACGGGACTAATGATCCTCATGTCTTACAGCACCAAGAGCTTAACGAGCGTTTGATTCACTCAGGTCGGGGGGCGTCACAGGAGATGACCCCTGCTGAGCCCTGCAGGCTTCCTTATGGGTGAAGGTAGGAGacccgggggggtgggtggtcACATTGGTGGTGTTGGTCAGGGTGACGGCTGTCACCAAGGCTTCTTACAGCCACTGCTGCCCTCCCGAGCCTGCAGCCACGGACCCAGCAATATTGTTTGTGCAATAGAGATGTACCAAAGCTCTTCTGTTTTGGCATCATTTCTgcgtgggtggggaggggggagaggataATCCTGGTGGTGGGGTCACGGCTGGTGAAGGGAATTCGTGCTGCCGCTCTGCTGCCTGTGTGCACAGCAAACGTCCCCCCGAGAGCCCCAGGAGGGCCAGAGGAGCCCCATCGTCCAAGAGAGGATGAAGCCGGATCCACATTCCTGCAAAGAGGAGTGCTGGGGCCCCATGGATGTAAAacctacttaaaaaaatactccttttgcAAGGGAGAAACAAATTTCCCCCTTTCCCGAACCACTGAAGGGCTGCGAGAGCGGCAGCGGGGTGACGAGCAATCCGGCACCACGGGCAAAGAGCAGCAAGGCGGGTACAGAACAAGGAGGGACAGACCTGATTTTTAATTGGATTTCAAAGAAGGGGGTGCAGGGCGTTACAGGCGGTGTAGACACCTCAGGAATCTCCGACAAGAAGTCCAGTGGGGAAAAGAAAGCCAAGTCCAGGCAACCAGGACGCTcaccggggcaggaggaggaggaggaggaggagagggaagcatCCTTGCCGGGGCTGGACCAAACCCAGGCATCACCTCCTGTGGCACCACACGCACGGGGGCAGAAACCCGGCACTGCCCTGGGGACAGCGGTGGGGACATCCTGAGCCTCTCCCAGGCTGAGGAGCAGGGTGTTTTTAGCAGGACCAAGACGGCTTTGGGCGAGCGGTAACACTTTGTACTAAGGGTGTGGGCAGGAGCAAGGAGTGGGTCGGATGCAGCTGCAGCTGTGCTCCTGGCTGC
Proteins encoded in this window:
- the GAS2L2 gene encoding GAS2-like protein 2 — translated: MWGTPGAAVRSIRPYRSSEQYLYAMKEDLAEWLKELYDLDIEVGTFLEVLETGAVLCSHANNVTHVAGEFARACPSVAHHLHLPTAGVTCNPTAQPGTFQARDNVSNFIQWCRKEMDIKDVLMFETEDLVLRKNEKNFVLCLLELARRTARFGMCAPTLVQMEEEIEEELRQELDLPPTDTPLPQIPRKPRDLHNLDQMVQHLVSRCTCPVQFPMIKISEGKYRVGDSDTLIFVRILREHVMVRVGGGWDTLEHYLDKHDPCRCTSLSHKQALKTRSPQQQVQHEVQLCPASKAATRGQPQPALLVSRSQSPLPPVTWGSRVPRSPATVLSEGSGRPPGTSPHQEPAQPRRVPSGSQTPKQDSSVKPPTKASPAVCRPPTPSAHFANGCKGCAAGRGPQVTQQCHPATSPQCRDAEGPSMPADKPEEACDPGGGCEGLQECWDHTQPPGYDKVVEELSRGRHPLRPVGLGCWVPKTPPRDTSQPTALPARGQAEGLGVGGQTPQGPRASNVPKPRRCLKKPERVPSIYKLKLRPKVRPRRDHWPGKRPSRIPTPLGHRLLAPRGQHHSPAPPRQPQPGGTHPGAKPLPANSSAWLTEDDEEAWV